The Rahnella aceris genome contains the following window.
TCCTGACTGTGACGCAGAACGGTTTCGGTAAACGTACTGAATCGACCGAGTACCCAACTAAATCCCGTGCAACGCAGGGCGTTATCTCAATCAAAGTGAGTGAGCGTAACGGACCGGTTATTGGTGCGATTCAGGTTGATGAAGCGGATCAAATCATGATGATCACCGATGCCGGTACGCTGGTGCGTACCCGTGTTTCCGAAGTGAGTACTGTTGGCCGTAACACCCAGGGTGTGACGCTTATCCGTACTGCAGACGATGAGAATGTGGTTGGCTTGCAACGTGTTGCAGAACCGGTTGAAGACGAAGAACTGGATGGCGTAGCCACCGAAGCGGGCGAACTGGAAGCGGCACAAGCAGCCGATCTGCCAGACGACGCGGAAAGTGAAGACGATCAGCCAGCTGATGACGAAGAAGAATAAGTTTTCTTAGTCAGCAGACAAAAGGGCATAACAATAGTTATGCCCTTTTTTATTGGATTCGTCTTAAAACAAATCTTTCACCTACACTGCATTATGCGGCGCTTTTTAGAAAGTCTGGCAATAGTGTATCCTGATCCCCATTCCGCTCGCTGAGCCGTTTTGCTAATGGTTAATCCTTGAAATATCTTGCTTCGTTTCGCACAACGCTAAAAATCTCCCGTTATCTTTTCCGGGTGCTGGCGCTTATGTTGTGGACACTGGGTGTGCTGCTGACCACCTTTTATGTGCTGAATATTTTCCATAACAAAGAATCCGAGATCCGCGATGAGGACAATCTCAATTACGATCTGGCGCAGAGTTACATCAAAAATTCCAATGATGTGATGCACAGCATTAAGTTTATGGCTGAGAATCGCCTGAGCGCTTCAGTGAACGGGCTGGATATCATCAACGGCATAATCAGCACTAAAAACACGGCGCCGTCTTATCTCTCATTGTTCCCTGAGTCCGACTGTTCGCAGATTAATGATAGCTACCGTAATTCGCTGGCTTCGCTGGGTAACATGATCCATTACTGGAAAGACAACTTTTCCGATGCCTACGATCTCAATCGCGTGTTCCTCATCAGTGGCGAGAGTTTGTGTCTGGTTGATTTTGGTATCAGCAGCGAACCGTTCGAGCGCGAAAGCCAGGAACAGTTGAAATCATTGCATGAAAAAATTATGCAATATCGCAACAGTAAGAGCACAGATAAAGAAAACAGCCTGTACTGGGTGTCGCAGTCCGGCAGTAAAGACTCCGGAAATTTGTATGTGCTGACCCCGATTTATGTCGGCAATAAACTCGAAGCGCTGATGGGTATTCAGCAAAATCTGCGCGCCGAAGATTTGTTGAATCCGAATTCACAGCACACCGCCGTGACGTTGCTGGATGAAGACGATCAGCCGCTGCTGGGGATTTCCGAGGACGGGCACTACAGCGCCGCGCCGGGCGATTATCCGCAGGCCAGTTCATTCTTCGGGTATGTAAATGGTTATAAAGATTTGGTCTACAAAAAGCCGCTGACACCGTCCTCGCTGAGTGTGGTGTATTCCATGCCGTTTAATACGGTGATCGAGCGATTTAAGATCCTGATTTTTAATGCGGTTTTACTGAATATATTCTCCGGCCTGTTATTGTTTATTCTGGCCTGGGTTTTTGAGCGCAAAATGTTTTTACCGGCCGAGGAAAACGCATTCCGGCTTGAAGAACATGAACAGTTCAACCATAAAATCGTGGCCTCAGCGCCGGTCGGCATTTCCATTTTGCGTATCAGCGATGGCGTTAACATCCTGAGTAATGAACTGGCGCATAATTATATCAGCATGCTGACGCAGGAAGACCGGCAGCGTATTACGCGGATCATCTGCGATCAGCAGACCAATTTCGTCGATGTCATCACCAAGAACAATAACAACATCCAGCTAAGTTTCGTGCATTCACGCTACCGTAATGAAGACGTGGCGATTTGTGTGCTGATCGACGTCAGTGCGCGCGTGAAAATGGAAGAGTCTTTGCAGGAAATGGCTAATGCGGCCGAGCAGGCCAGCCAGTCGAAATCAATGTTCCTGGCAACCGTCAGCCATGAATTGCGCACGCCGCTTTACGGTATCATCGGCAACCTGGATTTACTGCAAACGCAAGGGTTGCCTCAGGGCGTTGACCGTCTGGTGACGGCAATGAATAACTCGTCGGCACTGCTGTTGAAAATCATCAGCGACATTCTCGACTTCTCCAAAATTGAATCCGAGCAGCTGAAAATCGAGCCGCAGGAATTCTCCTGTCGCGAAGTGATCACTCACATTGCCGGTAACTATTTGCCGCTGGTGGTGAAAAAGCGTCTGGGACTTTACTGCTTTATCGAACACAACGTGCCGTTGTCATTCAATGGCGATCCGGTGCGTCTGCAACAGGTCATCTCCAACATCCTGAACAATGCGATTAAATTTACCGACACCGGCTGCATTGTTCTGAATGTCAGAACCTGCGGAAACTATCTTGAGTTTCAGGTGCGCGATACCGGCGTCGGGATCCCTGAGCGCGAAATCACCCGCCTGTTTGATCCGTTCTTCCAGGTCGGAACCGGCGTGCAGCGCCATTTCCAGGGCACCGGTCTGGGGCTGGCTATCTGTGAAAAGCTGATTAACCTGATGGATGGCGATATTGAGGTGGAATCGGAACCGGGGTTGGGCAGTTCGTTTACGGTGCGTATTCCGCTCTACAACGCCACTTTCCCGTCGGGTGAGCCGCTGGACAACTGGCAGGACAAAACGGTCTGGCTGGATGTGCGCAATGCTTATCTGGAAAGTTACCTGATGCAACTGATGCGTTATCACGGCGCGAATGTTCAGCGCTGCGAGCCGGAACTGCAAAGCCAGCGGGAAGATGTGCTGATTACTGACACGCCGCTGATCCATAAGGGCGAACTGGCCGCACAGATTGAATTCTCAATCGGCCATATCGGGCCGCCAGTCGAAACGCGTCCGGGTTACTGGATTCATAGTACGTCCACACCACTGGAAATCACTGCGCTGCTCAACCGGATTTACCGTCTCGAGACGACAGCGGAAGAGGGCGGCTCAGCGACGCCGGAATCCGCTGTGGCGCAGGATTACAGCGATATTACCTTGCTGGTGGTGGATGATCATCCGATTAACCGCCGTCTCCTGGCGGATCAACTGGGCACGATGGGCTATATCGTGGTGACGGCGAACGACGGGATTGACGCACTGGATGCCATGCGCGCGCATGAAATTGATATTGTGCTCAGCGACGTCAACATGCCGCGCCTCGACGGTTACGGGCTGACGGCAAAACTGCGCGAACTCGGCCATACCTTACCGGTGATCGGCGTCACCGCTAACGCGCTGGCGGAACAACGGCAGCGTTGTCTGGAAGCGGGTATGGATAACTGTTTATCCAAGCCAGTCACACTGGAAACCCTGCGCGATACGCTGCGTTATTACAGTGCGCTGGTTCGCAGAAAGCGACAATCCTGACGGACGACGTCGGAAAATACAAAAGGCACCGTTAGGTGCCTTTTTCACGTCTGAACCTACATAACGCCCTGAAGCGTTAGTCTTTATCTACCGGCTGGGAGCTGACGGAAGACAGATAGTTCAGCAGGGCGATATCGTTTTCCACGCCCAGTTTCAGCATCGCAGATTTCTTCTGGCTGCTGATGGTTTTAATGCTGCGGTTCAGCTTTTTGGCAATCTCAGTCACCAGGAAACCTTCTGCGAACAGGCGCAGAACTTCGCTTTCTTTCGGAGACAGGCGTTTGTCGCCGTAACCGTTGGCGCTGATTTTTTCCAGCAGTTTTGCCACGCTGTCCGGCGTGAACTTTTTGCCTTTCTGCAATGCGGCCAGCGCTTTTGGCAGGTCAGTTGGCGCGCCTTGCTTAAGCACAATCCCCTCGATATCCAGATCCAGTACAGAACTCAGGATCGCCGGATTATTGTTCATGGTCAGAACAATGATGGATAACTGCGGGTAGTGGCGCTTGATGTATTTGATCAGGGTGATGCCATCGCCGAATTTATCGCCCGGCATGGACAGGTCAGTGATCAGCACATGAGCATCAAGTTTGCTTAAGCTGTTAACCAGTGCAGTTGAGTCTTCGAACTCGCCTACAACATTCACCCATTCAATTTGTTCAAGGGACTTACGAATACCAAACAGGACGATAGGATGGTCATCAGCAATAATTACGTTCATATTATTCATGTGATTAGCTACCTTGCTGGAGCAGTCTGGAGACAAAAGAATCAATGTGGTTGATGGTTTCAGTAATCTGTAACGCATCGCCATCTGCGATGTATTGTTCTAACGATTCACACATTTGCTTGCCTGGGGTCAGGTTCAGCATAGCGAACACTCCCTTGAGACGATGTGCTGTTTGGGAAAGTGATGTGAAATCACGACGTTGGTTTTCATTATACAGTTTCTCAAGATCTTCCGGTACTGTCTCGACGAAAAGCTGATAGTAATCGCTTGATTTTAGCTGCTTTTCATAAAGGTCGAGAGAGTCTTCGCCGGGCTCTTCGGGTGAAACACTGTCATCGGATACAGAAAATTGCTGTTCGATTAACAGTAAGGTTGCGTCTATCAGCGCATTGCTGATGTTGTAATTGACGCGAATATAATGCTTTTCAAGCTGCTGGAATCCCGACTCATCGTCAGTCAGCAGCAGGGTAAATTTGTCACTGTTTTGCGGGTTATCTGTCAGTAAAACATCATATTCCCGCGCGACCTGACGATCGTCAGCCACGATGCACACCGCGCCGTAAGCGTTCATGGTCCGGGTCACAATACCGCGAACTTCCTCTGATGTGATATCGAGTAATACCGTCACATCATTGAGTAATTTCTCGTCTTCCGCTTCGATTTCCTGCGCTTCCTGACGTTGTTTAACACGTACAGTATAGCGTGTGCCGATGTTGAGCTTGCTGCGGATTTCCAGCTGACCGCCCAGTTTTTTGCACAGCTGATTACACAGGAAGAATGTCAGCCCGGAACCGTGGTTAAAGCGATCGACTAACGTCTGGCTAAGGAAAGGATAATTCAGATTACTCAATTCTTCTTTGGAAATTCCGCTACCCGTATCGTTTATGTGGAAAATCAGCTGATCCGGGCGATCTTCGTCCTGTTCGCTGGTCAGGGTCACCTTGCCCAGCGATGTGGTAACAATGGCATAATCGAGCAGCAGGGACAGAATTTTCTTCACTGCCTGCATATCGCCGACAAAGGCCGCTTCAGGGGCAATCTGGAAATGATTCAGCAACCCGAGGCCTTTCTGATTCAGGCGGGGCAGGGCCTCAAGCAACAGCTCATCTACCAGGGTTGAAAGCACGTACTTATCGTTCGCCGGTTGCCAGTCCTGAGTTTCCAGACGGGTCAGCAGCGTAATGTTATCAACCAGCGTCAGCGCGTTACGCGACTCACTCAGGAGTTTGCTTTCCAGCGCCTGACGTTCTTCCGGTTTCTGTTCTTCCACTAACGCCACGGCCAGCCCGTTCAGTTCCTGCAATGGCTGATTCAGCTCAATGCCCAGATTATGCAGCATCAGTTTGCGTGCCTGCAGGTTCTTCTCAAACTCACGTTTGGCCTGTTGCAGCGTGCGGTTCACCATCACTTCTTTATCCTGATCGTGGAGCATAAACAGGTAAGTTTCCGGCGAAATCTGGCTGCGGATCATGCGGATTTCATAAACTTCGTTATTGACGGTCGCCTGTATCGTGCCGTGATGCTGCTCGGCCATATTGGCAATTTTGTTCAGACTCAGATGCGGTAATAACTGGTCAGCAATTTTATTACTGAGGATCACGCTGTGGTTGCTGAAGTTATACACCAGTAAACCGAGCGGCAGACCCGAAATGATTTCCTGATTCAGCGCCTGCTGCATCTGTAATTGTGCCGCCATATTCTCGCTCGGGCGGATGTACTGATGGCGAATGAAATAGATACTGGTCATCGCCAGCCCGATCAGGAACAGGTTAATCAGGATCAGCCAGAAGTTATTACGTGAAAGATCAACCACAAGGCTGAACAGCGGAACGTGGTAGGTGAGTGACAGCGGTGAATTTCTCAGCGGCACATCAAACACCAGCGACCATCCCTGCATCACGATGCTGCTGGCCGCCGGATTATCATCGGCCGGATCACCTTCATTGACCGCCGTGGTGTTGCCATTAAGCTGGAAATTATCTCTCGACATACTGTAAGGGATGAGATCACTCATCGGTAAATCGAAGGCAATCACGGTCGCCAGATGTCCCGGATTATTAAAGGTGGTGCGCAGGGAGAAGGAATAGTCGTTACTCTGGCGCGATTTGCGCAGAGGAGAATAACTTTCGCGTTCGTCCAGCGTGTTCGCCTGCTGCAACATTTCGGCACGGCGTGATTGCAGCGTGCTGGTGAAATAGTTTTCCTTCAGGCGGGAGTCTTGC
Protein-coding sequences here:
- the rcsD gene encoding phosphotransferase RcsD; its protein translation is MAGKYLSLTSTNITRFFWLFILLLAMGLGLYGYNYTNAYLNDKLRTVQNTADLLQKRIDKYRYMTYQIYDNFTGQPMAADAVSAQEIRLRQDMYFVSKPHKKTDALIFGAHDSSTLDLTLKISSFLDDQWGSTTHPYSLYYLNGQDNSMLLITTVPLQLQDSRLKENYFTSTLQSRRAEMLQQANTLDERESYSPLRKSRQSNDYSFSLRTTFNNPGHLATVIAFDLPMSDLIPYSMSRDNFQLNGNTTAVNEGDPADDNPAASSIVMQGWSLVFDVPLRNSPLSLTYHVPLFSLVVDLSRNNFWLILINLFLIGLAMTSIYFIRHQYIRPSENMAAQLQMQQALNQEIISGLPLGLLVYNFSNHSVILSNKIADQLLPHLSLNKIANMAEQHHGTIQATVNNEVYEIRMIRSQISPETYLFMLHDQDKEVMVNRTLQQAKREFEKNLQARKLMLHNLGIELNQPLQELNGLAVALVEEQKPEERQALESKLLSESRNALTLVDNITLLTRLETQDWQPANDKYVLSTLVDELLLEALPRLNQKGLGLLNHFQIAPEAAFVGDMQAVKKILSLLLDYAIVTTSLGKVTLTSEQDEDRPDQLIFHINDTGSGISKEELSNLNYPFLSQTLVDRFNHGSGLTFFLCNQLCKKLGGQLEIRSKLNIGTRYTVRVKQRQEAQEIEAEDEKLLNDVTVLLDITSEEVRGIVTRTMNAYGAVCIVADDRQVAREYDVLLTDNPQNSDKFTLLLTDDESGFQQLEKHYIRVNYNISNALIDATLLLIEQQFSVSDDSVSPEEPGEDSLDLYEKQLKSSDYYQLFVETVPEDLEKLYNENQRRDFTSLSQTAHRLKGVFAMLNLTPGKQMCESLEQYIADGDALQITETINHIDSFVSRLLQQGS
- the rcsC gene encoding two-component system sensor histidine kinase RcsC, with the protein product MKYLASFRTTLKISRYLFRVLALMLWTLGVLLTTFYVLNIFHNKESEIRDEDNLNYDLAQSYIKNSNDVMHSIKFMAENRLSASVNGLDIINGIISTKNTAPSYLSLFPESDCSQINDSYRNSLASLGNMIHYWKDNFSDAYDLNRVFLISGESLCLVDFGISSEPFERESQEQLKSLHEKIMQYRNSKSTDKENSLYWVSQSGSKDSGNLYVLTPIYVGNKLEALMGIQQNLRAEDLLNPNSQHTAVTLLDEDDQPLLGISEDGHYSAAPGDYPQASSFFGYVNGYKDLVYKKPLTPSSLSVVYSMPFNTVIERFKILIFNAVLLNIFSGLLLFILAWVFERKMFLPAEENAFRLEEHEQFNHKIVASAPVGISILRISDGVNILSNELAHNYISMLTQEDRQRITRIICDQQTNFVDVITKNNNNIQLSFVHSRYRNEDVAICVLIDVSARVKMEESLQEMANAAEQASQSKSMFLATVSHELRTPLYGIIGNLDLLQTQGLPQGVDRLVTAMNNSSALLLKIISDILDFSKIESEQLKIEPQEFSCREVITHIAGNYLPLVVKKRLGLYCFIEHNVPLSFNGDPVRLQQVISNILNNAIKFTDTGCIVLNVRTCGNYLEFQVRDTGVGIPEREITRLFDPFFQVGTGVQRHFQGTGLGLAICEKLINLMDGDIEVESEPGLGSSFTVRIPLYNATFPSGEPLDNWQDKTVWLDVRNAYLESYLMQLMRYHGANVQRCEPELQSQREDVLITDTPLIHKGELAAQIEFSIGHIGPPVETRPGYWIHSTSTPLEITALLNRIYRLETTAEEGGSATPESAVAQDYSDITLLVVDDHPINRRLLADQLGTMGYIVVTANDGIDALDAMRAHEIDIVLSDVNMPRLDGYGLTAKLRELGHTLPVIGVTANALAEQRQRCLEAGMDNCLSKPVTLETLRDTLRYYSALVRRKRQS
- the rcsB gene encoding response regulator transcription factor RcsB, whose amino-acid sequence is MNNMNVIIADDHPIVLFGIRKSLEQIEWVNVVGEFEDSTALVNSLSKLDAHVLITDLSMPGDKFGDGITLIKYIKRHYPQLSIIVLTMNNNPAILSSVLDLDIEGIVLKQGAPTDLPKALAALQKGKKFTPDSVAKLLEKISANGYGDKRLSPKESEVLRLFAEGFLVTEIAKKLNRSIKTISSQKKSAMLKLGVENDIALLNYLSSVSSQPVDKD